One genomic window of Motacilla alba alba isolate MOTALB_02 chromosome 1, Motacilla_alba_V1.0_pri, whole genome shotgun sequence includes the following:
- the POLD3 gene encoding DNA polymerase delta subunit 3 isoform X1: MAAQEEPYLDSIDELVTDHNRVVTYKWLSYTLGVHVNQAKQMLYEYVERKRRENSGAQLHVTYLVAGNLLQNGHVCHKVAVVREDKLEAMKSKLSTIASVHVYSIQKALLKDSSPLYNTDYDIVKANLQHCSKFSAIHCAAAVPRTPPEAPRAPAQSPPRPREPDATLNGHGPRPARPPPQQHKGIMGMFAAKAAAKAQDTAKEAKAEAKEAPGVSAASSKPPTKNSIMNNFFGKAAMNKLKANSVPEQPKEEKEVVKPSVAVLEPESSPNTVAEKPGKKTESVRIQQKDKKSKTKRVERSDDEEERDPENVKKKRKRIKQLLSDSSDEEADVPSSPTPEEERPPSPLPEPALKTELEPASTEVSAGGRKRKRKRVLKSKMFIDEEEGCMVTEKVYESESCTDSEDEFPKPKAPAPQKQPTLPTKREPKEERKNPKKGAAPASRANKQVSIMGFFQKK; this comes from the exons gtgaCCTACAAATGGCTGAGCTACACCCTGGGCGTGCACGTGAACCAGGCTAAACA gaTGCTCTATGAGTACGTGGAGAGGAAGCGCAGGGAGAACTCGGGGGCTCAGCTGCACGTCACCTACCTGGTGGCAGGAAACCTCCTGCAGAATGGACACGTT TGCCACAAGGTCGCAGTAGTGAGGGAGGATAAACTGGAAG CAATGAAGTCTAAGCTGTCCACAATTGCCAGTGTGCACGTGTACAGCATTCAGAAGGCCCTGCTCAAGGACAGCTCCCCCCTCTACAACACCGACTATGACATCGTCAAAGCaaacctgcagcactgcagcaa GTTCAGTGCCATCCACTGCGCTGCCGCCGTGCCCAGGACGCCGCCCGAGGCTCCGCGAGCGCCTGCGCAGAGCCCCCCGAGGCCGAGGGAGCCCGATGCCACCCTCAATGGCCACGGGCCCCGCCCTGCCAGGCCCCCCCCGCAGCAGCACAAGGGCATCATGGGCATGTTTGCAGCCAAAGCAGCGGCCAAAGCCCAGGACACAGCCAAGGAGGCCAAAGCAGAGGCCAAGGAGGCCCCAGGT GTGTCTGCAGCAAGCAGCAAGCCACCAACAAAGAACAGCATCATGAACAACTTCTTTGGAAAAGCTGCTATGA ATAAACTCAAAGCCAACTCTGTGCCTGAGCAGccaaaggaggagaaagaagtaGTGAAGCCTTCGGTTGCTGTACTAGAACCAGAGTCGTCTCCTAATACTGTAGCAGAGAAAcctgggaagaaaacagagtCTGTCAGAATTCAGCAAAAGGATAAGAAAAG TAAAACGAAGAGAGTGGAGAGGTCAGATGACGAGGAAGAAAGAGATCCtgaaaatgtcaagaaaaagaGGAAGCGAATCAAACAACTTCTGTCTGACAGCAGTGATGAGGAAG CAGATGTGCCATCCTCTCCCACACCCGAGGAAGAGAGACCTCCATCTCCACTGCCTGAAcctgctctgaaaactgagctgGAGCCTGCATCCACGGAG GTGTCAgctggagggaggaagaggaagcgGAAGCGTGTGCTGAAATCCAAGATGTTTATTGATGAAGAGGAAGGCTGCATGG TGACTGAGAAGGTTTATGAGAGTGAATCCTGCACGGACAGCGAGGATGAATTCCCCAAGCCCAAGGCACCAGCTCCACAAAAACAGCCCACGCTGCCCACCAAGAGAGAAccaaaggaagagaggaagaaccCAAAGaaaggggcagctcctgccagcagagccaacAAGCAGGTCTCCATCATGGgctttttccagaagaaatga
- the POLD3 gene encoding DNA polymerase delta subunit 3 isoform X2 translates to MAAQEEPYLDSIDELVTDHNRVVTYKWLSYTLGVHVNQAKQMLYEYVERKRRENSGAQLHVTYLVAGNLLQNGHVCHKVAVVREDKLEAMKSKLSTIASVHVYSIQKALLKDSSPLYNTDYDIVKANLQHCSKFSAIHCAAAVPRTPPEAPRAPAQSPPRPREPDATLNGHGPRPARPPPQQHKGIMGMFAAKAAAKAQDTAKEAKAEAKEAPGVSAASSKPPTKNSIMNNFFGKAAMNKLKANSVPEQPKEEKEVVKPSVAVLEPESSPNTVAEKPGKKTESVRIQQKDKKSKTKRVERSDDEEERDPENVKKKRKRIKQLLSDSSDEEDVPSSPTPEEERPPSPLPEPALKTELEPASTEVSAGGRKRKRKRVLKSKMFIDEEEGCMVTEKVYESESCTDSEDEFPKPKAPAPQKQPTLPTKREPKEERKNPKKGAAPASRANKQVSIMGFFQKK, encoded by the exons gtgaCCTACAAATGGCTGAGCTACACCCTGGGCGTGCACGTGAACCAGGCTAAACA gaTGCTCTATGAGTACGTGGAGAGGAAGCGCAGGGAGAACTCGGGGGCTCAGCTGCACGTCACCTACCTGGTGGCAGGAAACCTCCTGCAGAATGGACACGTT TGCCACAAGGTCGCAGTAGTGAGGGAGGATAAACTGGAAG CAATGAAGTCTAAGCTGTCCACAATTGCCAGTGTGCACGTGTACAGCATTCAGAAGGCCCTGCTCAAGGACAGCTCCCCCCTCTACAACACCGACTATGACATCGTCAAAGCaaacctgcagcactgcagcaa GTTCAGTGCCATCCACTGCGCTGCCGCCGTGCCCAGGACGCCGCCCGAGGCTCCGCGAGCGCCTGCGCAGAGCCCCCCGAGGCCGAGGGAGCCCGATGCCACCCTCAATGGCCACGGGCCCCGCCCTGCCAGGCCCCCCCCGCAGCAGCACAAGGGCATCATGGGCATGTTTGCAGCCAAAGCAGCGGCCAAAGCCCAGGACACAGCCAAGGAGGCCAAAGCAGAGGCCAAGGAGGCCCCAGGT GTGTCTGCAGCAAGCAGCAAGCCACCAACAAAGAACAGCATCATGAACAACTTCTTTGGAAAAGCTGCTATGA ATAAACTCAAAGCCAACTCTGTGCCTGAGCAGccaaaggaggagaaagaagtaGTGAAGCCTTCGGTTGCTGTACTAGAACCAGAGTCGTCTCCTAATACTGTAGCAGAGAAAcctgggaagaaaacagagtCTGTCAGAATTCAGCAAAAGGATAAGAAAAG TAAAACGAAGAGAGTGGAGAGGTCAGATGACGAGGAAGAAAGAGATCCtgaaaatgtcaagaaaaagaGGAAGCGAATCAAACAACTTCTGTCTGACAGCAGTGATGAGGAAG ATGTGCCATCCTCTCCCACACCCGAGGAAGAGAGACCTCCATCTCCACTGCCTGAAcctgctctgaaaactgagctgGAGCCTGCATCCACGGAG GTGTCAgctggagggaggaagaggaagcgGAAGCGTGTGCTGAAATCCAAGATGTTTATTGATGAAGAGGAAGGCTGCATGG TGACTGAGAAGGTTTATGAGAGTGAATCCTGCACGGACAGCGAGGATGAATTCCCCAAGCCCAAGGCACCAGCTCCACAAAAACAGCCCACGCTGCCCACCAAGAGAGAAccaaaggaagagaggaagaaccCAAAGaaaggggcagctcctgccagcagagccaacAAGCAGGTCTCCATCATGGgctttttccagaagaaatga